The nucleotide sequence TCCTCTCCAATGTCATCCGCATTCGAACCGGATTCCGCGATCCCGGTGGGCCGGATCGGCGATGACCACGTCTCTTTCTGCGGGCACCACCACGTGACCCGCCCCGGCCAAATAGTATGCCCGATATTACACGTGGATTAAACAAAGTTAAGTCACGTGTTAGAAGTACTTACCCCCTCCGTACCTACTTTTCAATTGGCCCCATATTGAAGTATATGTGGGGCCACTGTTTCGTCCAATAATAAGAAAGGTCAGGCAAAAGTTTGTTTATGACGGGTAGAAGAGTTTTTCTGTGGGGCCACTCACGTCTCTCCCTTCGGGCCCCCCCCCCCTTCCCACCCCTTTTCCTGTCTACCGACCTCCTTTTCTCCCCTAGTATTCCTTTCTGACGAACTTGATCGGCGTCGGAACGCCCACCGCCTGTTCGTCAGAATAATTCGTGGTCGTCTTCCTCCTCGGTGAAGCGTCCGCCGCTAGTCTCCTCCCGCTATATCTTCTACGATGCCGTCGTGCCTGGCGACCCACCACCGCTGGACCCTGCGCGCCCTGGTGGCCGCCTACCTCGACCTCGCCCTCGCCTATATCTTCCTTTGCGCTGCCTCCCTCGCGTTCTTTGCCTCCAAATTTCTGGCCCTCATCGGTCTACCCCTACCTTGCTCTTGCGACGAAATCCACGCCGCCCCCGGTTCCCaccgggagcagcggcagcagggCGTCGGTTGCCTTCAGCTCTTGCTCGCCGGTCTTTTCGATTCAGTATATGGGAACGATTGCCGCACCTCCAGTAATGTCAACTGCGACAGCGTCCAACTCGTTGGAGCTGGTGATGATGATGGTGGAGGCGGCGACGCAGTCTGCGGGCTGTTGGAGATGGGTCAAGGCGAGGAGTCGTGCGGCTCGTTTTCTCAACGGCCCAGGCCTCATGAGTTTGATGGAAGGGAATCTTGCAGCGACGGAGACGCAGATTCGGTGGATCTTAGGGAGAAGGTGGTCTTCCGCCATGGGCGGCCGCTATCTGTTCTCAGAAGGCGGCGACGGGATAGGAACAATCTCACCATCAGACGTAATTCTTTGCCGACCTCACCGTCTCCATCTCTGCTTTTGGATTGGAAAGGGGAAGTAGCCGATGCCTCTCCCTCGAAGGTCAGCAACCATCTTCCGCAGGTGGAGGGCTCTGGACATATTTCTGAAGCTCTCCATCTTTCAGGTTAGGAATTATGAATCTTCGACTTCCGTCTTTGATCATTTCATGTGCCCGTAAACGCCTACAAGTCTATATACCGTTGCTTATCAATATGACCGTCATGCCTATTTGCATTCTTCTCATTTTTATTGCCTATCAGATGATCAGAATGCTTTCATACAAGAAGTTGCTTTTGCCAATGAATTTCAAACTGAGGATAAGGGCTTATCTGATGCTACTGAGGGAGTTTGTGAAGTGGAAAAGAATCAATCTGAGGTAATAAGAGAACTGAAACAGGCACTTGAAGAAGAACGATCTGCTAATATTGCCCTTTCTCTTGAATTGGAAAAAGAGAGGAGCGCTGCTGCCAGTGCTGCTGATGAAGCAATGGCAATGATATTGAGGCTCCAGGAGGAGAAGGCTGCTATCAAGATGGAAGCTTGGCAGTACCAGAGGATGGTCGAAGAGAAATCTGCATATGATAAGGAGGAGATGGAGATCCTTAAGGAGATCATTGTGCAGTGGGAAAAAGAGAAACTTGTTTCGGATAAGGATGCTGAAGCATATCAGCAAATGATGATTGGTGGTAATGGTATCAAGAAGACACCAGATGGTCA is from Musa acuminata AAA Group cultivar baxijiao chromosome BXJ1-6, Cavendish_Baxijiao_AAA, whole genome shotgun sequence and encodes:
- the LOC135675893 gene encoding uncharacterized protein LOC135675893 yields the protein MPSCLATHHRWTLRALVAAYLDLALAYIFLCAASLAFFASKFLALIGLPLPCSCDEIHAAPGSHREQRQQGVGCLQLLLAGLFDSVYGNDCRTSSNVNCDSVQLVGAGDDDGGGGDAVCGLLEMGQGEESCGSFSQRPRPHEFDGRESCSDGDADSVDLREKVVFRHGRPLSVLRRRRRDRNNLTIRRNSLPTSPSPSLLLDWKGEVADASPSKVSNHLPQVEGSGHISEALHLSDDQNAFIQEVAFANEFQTEDKGLSDATEGVCEVEKNQSEVIRELKQALEEERSANIALSLELEKERSAAASAADEAMAMILRLQEEKAAIKMEAWQYQRMVEEKSAYDKEEMEILKEIIVQWEKEKLVSDKDAEAYQQMMIGGNGIKKTPDGHLPDATYLIGQNKLASFGSFDDPELMLKEVYESIKKKERVNDEMQCVNEGESLMASVQKSSAEFVKCSSSLEMATDVQYSSSGNPSWCDSLDKYHPGVPDDGNECAVQEKGMVTIEVGPCSLHSHKTRYANESCSPRFNGSQQNDFDDSISQLVDERNSKQDEKVKITVPLDDLCMRHNLNADKESPNSSQLNNEVNVVDVHVINYKVDLAEEGKTKQEYLPQVRYDLGRSHKYGTLNRPSSLGRIDDVTEDSDRGLTQLELNMQRSCLDVTKVGQSTDASIIRASWLDLRRSSMPAVESERFKLENEVELLQKRLKAIEQGREKLSVSLEQREKETYNLRRLEEIAHQLQEIRKATESGNSIYSASLPPSSKGKYP